A genomic window from Sulfurimonas paralvinellae includes:
- a CDS encoding FAD-dependent oxidoreductase has translation MKTDVLIIGAGGAGLTAAIAAKKAGVDVVVLTKEYPTRSQTCMAQGGINAALGNVAADSIEDHIQNTLKSAHGLASEEAVRYMCSEAPATIAWLDSIGVCFSRTADAKITQRKLGGASAPRACYAQDYTGLKILHTLYEEALKHDVEMKNEKLLLEILTDENGVACGAVVMDIRSGSKESYFAKSVILATGGYSRIYDKNSTNSVKSTGDGIAVAARAGAKLLDMEFVQFHPTGLKNSSILISESARGEGGYLLNSKGERFTNELAPRDEVSRAIYAEMNKGEDIFLDIRHLGEAFIDEGLPQERKLAKLYENVDPVYDLIPIKPVAHYTMGGIEVDNNSQSSIEGLYACGECSNHRVHGANRLGGNSLLEIVVFGREAGENAAKRAQEIASHATASAKDDFLAQEFTQELDFYTLREELGNLLYAKVGIVRRESELQEALGFVKECQQNLTKMGTQESSLRYNTNLIEFLEFRNMLDASEAVITGALARKESVGAHFMAKE, from the coding sequence ATGAAAACAGATGTACTCATTATCGGTGCTGGCGGAGCAGGACTTACGGCAGCGATCGCGGCGAAAAAAGCAGGTGTAGATGTAGTGGTGCTTACAAAAGAGTACCCTACTAGAAGTCAAACCTGCATGGCGCAGGGCGGGATCAATGCGGCACTTGGCAATGTTGCAGCTGACAGCATTGAAGATCATATTCAAAATACCTTGAAATCAGCTCACGGTCTGGCCTCTGAGGAAGCAGTGCGCTATATGTGTTCTGAAGCACCGGCGACGATTGCATGGCTCGATAGTATCGGGGTCTGTTTCTCACGCACGGCAGATGCAAAGATAACGCAGAGAAAGCTTGGCGGGGCAAGTGCTCCTCGTGCCTGTTATGCACAGGACTATACCGGATTGAAGATTCTGCACACACTCTACGAAGAGGCTTTGAAACATGATGTAGAGATGAAAAACGAAAAGCTTCTTTTGGAGATTTTAACGGATGAAAATGGTGTTGCTTGCGGTGCTGTGGTGATGGACATTCGCAGCGGATCCAAAGAGAGTTATTTTGCGAAGTCTGTTATTTTGGCAACCGGAGGCTATTCCCGCATCTATGATAAGAACTCGACAAATTCTGTAAAATCCACAGGTGACGGCATTGCCGTGGCTGCACGTGCCGGAGCGAAGCTTTTAGACATGGAGTTTGTGCAGTTTCATCCGACAGGACTTAAAAATTCCTCCATTCTCATCAGCGAATCAGCCCGTGGTGAGGGCGGTTATCTGCTCAACTCCAAAGGGGAGCGTTTCACTAACGAGTTAGCACCGCGTGATGAAGTGAGTCGTGCTATTTATGCCGAGATGAACAAAGGTGAAGATATCTTTTTGGATATTCGCCATTTGGGAGAGGCTTTTATAGATGAAGGCCTACCTCAGGAGAGAAAACTGGCAAAACTGTATGAAAATGTCGATCCCGTTTATGATCTCATACCTATTAAGCCCGTAGCACACTATACAATGGGTGGCATTGAGGTTGACAATAACTCGCAGAGTTCTATTGAAGGGCTGTATGCCTGTGGGGAGTGTTCGAACCACAGGGTTCACGGAGCAAATAGACTCGGTGGCAATTCCCTGCTTGAGATCGTTGTGTTTGGACGTGAAGCAGGAGAGAATGCAGCGAAGCGGGCACAGGAGATAGCATCTCACGCAACGGCTTCAGCAAAAGATGACTTTTTAGCACAGGAGTTTACACAAGAGCTTGATTTTTACACTCTGCGTGAGGAACTTGGTAATCTTTTGTATGCAAAGGTCGGGATTGTCCGGCGTGAAAGTGAATTGCAAGAGGCACTCGGCTTTGTAAAAGAGTGTCAGCAAAACCTGACAAAAATGGGCACACAAGAGAGCTCACTGCGTTATAACACCAATCTCATAGAGTTTTTAGAGTTTCGCAATATGCTCGATGCGAGTGAGGCTGTTATAACAGGTGCACTTGCCAGAAAAGAGAGTGTCGGTGCGCACTTTATGGCTAAGGAGTAG
- a CDS encoding succinate dehydrogenase/fumarate reductase iron-sulfur subunit, producing the protein MKVTIQREYDFIEYDVDMQDATLLELLDKIKTQQDNTLAYSSGCRSSVCGSCAVRVNDKEVLACSYKVQEGDKIEPLKNMPLLRDLVVDMQKSLEANKRAKTWLSSYNSEAKLTHEDEKINELQSDCILCGSCYSACPVYAVNEEFLGPFALTGVWKYVSDKREGEPKEKIDTIQTNGVWDCTLCNECTVVCPQGISSKADIEKLRAKSSQFGYMDPNFGNFGGGFDSGFGFDGSPSF; encoded by the coding sequence ATGAAAGTAACGATCCAAAGAGAATATGATTTCATAGAGTATGATGTCGATATGCAGGATGCCACGCTGCTTGAGCTGCTTGATAAGATAAAAACGCAGCAGGATAACACCCTTGCTTACAGCAGCGGATGCCGCAGTAGTGTTTGTGGAAGCTGTGCGGTTCGCGTCAATGACAAAGAGGTACTTGCTTGCTCATATAAAGTGCAAGAGGGTGACAAGATAGAGCCGCTTAAAAATATGCCGCTGCTTCGTGATCTTGTCGTCGATATGCAAAAATCACTTGAGGCTAACAAACGTGCAAAAACATGGCTTTCGAGTTACAACAGTGAAGCAAAACTCACACATGAAGATGAGAAGATAAACGAGTTACAAAGTGACTGTATCTTATGCGGTTCATGTTACTCGGCCTGTCCTGTTTATGCTGTAAATGAAGAGTTCTTAGGGCCTTTTGCACTGACAGGTGTTTGGAAATATGTTAGTGACAAGCGTGAGGGTGAACCAAAAGAGAAGATAGACACTATTCAGACAAACGGAGTATGGGACTGTACTTTGTGTAATGAGTGTACAGTCGTCTGTCCGCAGGGGATATCGAGCAAAGCAGACATAGAAAAACTCCGTGCAAAATCTTCACAGTTTGGTTATATGGATCCAAATTTTGGAAACTTCGGCGGAGGCTTTGACAGCGGCTTCGGGTTTGATGGAAGCCCTAGCTTTTAA